One window of Cervus elaphus chromosome 2, mCerEla1.1, whole genome shotgun sequence genomic DNA carries:
- the TMEM126A gene encoding transmembrane protein 126A isoform X1, which yields MRSGLTRCSAAAWLKMKNHEPDGTVIKENLIDIIARKINQLPEAERNLLENGSAYVGLNAALCGLIANSLFRRILHVTQARIAAGLPMAVIPFLTANVSYKGFVSLPLNTGDLHCETCTIIRGGLVGLVFGGLYPVFLAIPVNGGLAARYNSALLPEKGNILNYWIRISKPVFRKMLFPILLQTGFAAYLGSRQYKLLIKALQLPEPGLEIE from the exons ATGCGCAGCGGCCTGACGCGCTGTTCTGCCGCAGCGTG GCTCAAGATGAAAAATCATGAACCAGATGGTACTGTCATCAAGGAGAACTTAATTGATATCATAGCCCGAAAAATTAACCAACTCCCAGAAGCAGAAAG GAATCTGCTTGAAAATGGATCAGCATATGTTGGACTTAATGCTGCTCTCTGTGGCCTAATAGCAAATAGTCTTTTTCGACGCATCTTGCATGTGACACAGGCTCGTATAGCTGCTGGCTTACCAATGGCAGTGATCCCATTTTTGACAGCAAATGTATCTTATAAAGGTTTTGTAAGTTTACCTTTGAATACAG GTGATCTGCATTGTGAAACCTGCACAATAATACGAGGTGGACTGGTTGGTCTTGTTTTCGGTGGCCTGTACCCTGTTTTTTTGGCTATCCCTGTGAATGGTGGCCTAGCAGCTAG GTATAATTCAGCCCTGCTACCAGAGAAAGGAAACATCTTAAATTACTGGATTAGGATTTCTAAGCCTGTCTTTAGAAAGATGTTATTTCCCATTTTGCTCCAGACTGGGTTTGCTGCATACCTTGGGTCTAGACAATATAAACTACTTATAAAGGCTCTTCAGTTACCAGAACCTGGCCTAGAGATTGAGTGA
- the TMEM126A gene encoding transmembrane protein 126A isoform X2: protein MKNHEPDGTVIKENLIDIIARKINQLPEAERNLLENGSAYVGLNAALCGLIANSLFRRILHVTQARIAAGLPMAVIPFLTANVSYKGFVSLPLNTGDLHCETCTIIRGGLVGLVFGGLYPVFLAIPVNGGLAARYNSALLPEKGNILNYWIRISKPVFRKMLFPILLQTGFAAYLGSRQYKLLIKALQLPEPGLEIE, encoded by the exons ATGAAAAATCATGAACCAGATGGTACTGTCATCAAGGAGAACTTAATTGATATCATAGCCCGAAAAATTAACCAACTCCCAGAAGCAGAAAG GAATCTGCTTGAAAATGGATCAGCATATGTTGGACTTAATGCTGCTCTCTGTGGCCTAATAGCAAATAGTCTTTTTCGACGCATCTTGCATGTGACACAGGCTCGTATAGCTGCTGGCTTACCAATGGCAGTGATCCCATTTTTGACAGCAAATGTATCTTATAAAGGTTTTGTAAGTTTACCTTTGAATACAG GTGATCTGCATTGTGAAACCTGCACAATAATACGAGGTGGACTGGTTGGTCTTGTTTTCGGTGGCCTGTACCCTGTTTTTTTGGCTATCCCTGTGAATGGTGGCCTAGCAGCTAG GTATAATTCAGCCCTGCTACCAGAGAAAGGAAACATCTTAAATTACTGGATTAGGATTTCTAAGCCTGTCTTTAGAAAGATGTTATTTCCCATTTTGCTCCAGACTGGGTTTGCTGCATACCTTGGGTCTAGACAATATAAACTACTTATAAAGGCTCTTCAGTTACCAGAACCTGGCCTAGAGATTGAGTGA